A single window of Bos javanicus breed banteng chromosome 19, ARS-OSU_banteng_1.0, whole genome shotgun sequence DNA harbors:
- the DHX8 gene encoding ATP-dependent RNA helicase DHX8: MAVAVAMAGAVPGTELGPAEELAKLEYLSLVSKVCTELDNHLGINDKDLAEFVISLAEKNTTFDTFKASLVKNGAEFTDSLISNLLRLIQTMRPPAKPSTSKDPVVKPKTEKEKLKELFPVLCQPDNPSVRTMLDEDDVKVAVDVLKELEALMPSAAGQEKHRDTEHRDKAKKKKRSRSRDRERDRDRERERERDRDHKRRHRSRSRSRSRTRDRNKGKSRYRSRSRSQSPPRDRKDRDKYGDRNLDRWRDKHVDRPPPEEPAIGDIYNGKVTSIMQFGCFVQLEGLRKRWEGLVHISELRREGRVANVADVVSKGQRVKVKVLSFTGTKTSLSMKDVDQETGEDLNPNRRRNLVGETNEETSMRNPDRPTHLSLVSAPEVEDDSLERKRLTRISDPEKWEIKQMIAANVLSKEEFPDFDEETGILPKVDDEEDEDLEIELVEEEPPFLRGHTKQSMDMSPIKIVKNPDGSLSQAAMMQSALAKERRELKQAQREAEMDSIPMGLNKHWVDPLPDAEGRQIAANMRGIGMMPNDIPEWKKHAFGGNKASYGKKTQMSIIEQRESLPIYKLKEQLVQAVHDNQILIVIGETGSGKTTQITQYLAEAGYTSRGKIGCTQPRRVAAMSVAKRVSEEFGCCLGQEVGYTIRFEDCTSPETVIKYMTDGMLLRECLIDPDLTQYAIIMLDEAHERTIHTDVLFGLLKKTVQKRQDMKLIVTSATLDAVKFSQYFYEAPIFTIPGRTYPVEILYTKEPETDYLDASLITVMQIHLTEPPGDILVFLTGQEEIDTACEILYERMKSLGPDVPELIILPVYSALPSEMQTRIFDPAPPGSRKVVIATNIAETSLTIDGIYYVVDPGFVKQKVYNSKTGIDQLVVTPISQAQAKQRAGRAGRTGPGKCYRLYTERAYRDEMLTTNVPEIQRTNLASTVLSLKAMGINDLLSFDFMDAPPMETLITAMEQLYTLGALDDEGLLTRLGRRMAEFPLEPMLCKMLIMSVHLGCSEEMLTIVSMLSVQNVFYRPKDKQALADQKKAKFHQTEGDHLTLLAVYNSWKNNKFSNPWCYENFIQARSLRRAQDIRKQMLGIMDRHKLDVVSCGKSTVRVQKAICSGFFRNAAKKDPQEGYRTLIDQQVVYIHPSSALFNRQPEWVVYHELVLTTKEYMREVTTIDPRWLVEFAPAFFKVSDPTKLSKQKKQQRLEPLYNRYEEPNAWRISRAFRRR; this comes from the exons ATGGCGGTGGCTGTGGCCATGGCGGGAGCCGTACCCGGGACAGAGCTAGGCCCCGCAGAAGAACTCGCCAAACTCGAGTATCTGTCTTTGGTGTCAAAGGTTTGCACCGAGCTGGATAATCACTTAGGTATCAACGACAAGGATTTGG CTGAATTTGTGATCAGTCTTGCTGAGAAAAATACCACCTTTGATACTTTCAAGGCTTCGCTGGTCAAAAATGGTGCAGAATTCACG GATTCACTCATTAGTAACTTGCTGCGTCTCATACAAACCATGCGGCCTCCAGCAAAGCCTTCTACTAGCAAAG ATCCAGTTGTTAAgcccaaaactgaaaaagaaaagctgaaggaACTCTTCCCAGTCCTTTGCCAGCCAGACAACCCTTCTGTTCGG ACCATGCTGGACGAGGATGACGTGAAAGTCGCTGTGGATGTCCTAAAAGAACTGGAGGCCTTGATGCCCAGTGCAGCAGGCCAAGAGAAGCACAGAGACACCGAGCACCG GGACAAGGCCAAGAAAAAGAAGCGCAGCCGGAGCCGAGATCGAGAGCGAGACCGTGACCGCGAGCGAGAACGAGAACGTGATAGAGACCATAAGCGGAGACACCGGTCCCGCTCTCGATCGCGTTCCCGGACCCGGGACAGGAATAAGGGGAAGTCTAGATACCGGTCCAGGAGCAGAAGTCAGAGTCCCCCCAGAGATCGGAAAGACCGAGACAAGTATGGGGATCGGAATCTGGACAGATGGCGAGATAAGCATGTGGACCGCCCTCCCCCAGAAGAGCCCGCCATCGGGGACATTTACAACGGCAAGGTCACCAGCATCATGCAGTTTGGATGTTTTGTGCAGCTGGAGGGACTGAG GAAGCGGTGGGAAGGCCTGGTGCACATCTCTGAGCTCCGGCGGGAAGGCCGTGTGGCCAATGTGGCTGACGTGGTGAGCAAAGGCCAGAGGGTCAAGGTCAAAGTGCTGTCCTTCACTGGGaccaaaaccagcttgagcatgaAG GATGTGGATCAAGAGACTGGAGAAGATCTAAACCCAAATCGACGGCGGAATCTTGTCGGGGAGACCAACGAGGAGACCTCTATGAGGAATCCGGACAGGCCCACCCACCTGTCCCTCGTCAGTGCCCCTGAAGTAGAGGATGACTCACTAGAGCGCAAGCGCCTTACCCGCATCTCTGACCCAGAGAAGTGGGAGATCAAGCAG ATGATTGCTGCCAATGTCCTTTCCAAGGAAGAGTTCCCAGACTTCGATGAAGAGACTGGCATTCTCCCTAAAGTGGATGATGAAGAAG ATGAGGACCTTGAGATTGAGCTGGTTGAGGAAGAGCCTCCATTCCTGAGAGGGCACACCAAACAAAGCATGGACATGAGCCCTATCAAAATCGTTAAG AATCCAGATGGCTCCCTCTCCCAAGCAGCAATGATGCAGAGTGCCTTGGCCAAAGAAAGGCGGGAACTTAAGCAAGCACAGCGGGAAGCCGAGATGGATTCTATTCCCATGGGACTCAACAAACATTGGGTTGATCCTCTGCCTGATG CGGAAGGCAGACAGATTGCTGCCAACATGAGGGGTATTGGGATGATGCCCAATGACATTCCCGAGTGGAAGAAGCATGCCTTTGGGGGCAACAAAGCTTCATATGGAAAAAAGACCCAGATGTCAATCATTGAACAAAGGGAGAGCCTCCCCATCTACAAGCTGAAGGAGCAGCTGGTCCAG GCTGTCCATGACAACCAGATCCTAATTGTTATTGGAGAGACCGGGTCTGGGAAGACCACGCAGATCACCCAGTACCTGGCGGAGGCGGGCTACACTTCCAGGGGCAAGATTGGATGTACCCAGCCTAGAAGAGTAGCGGCCATGTCTGTGGCCAAGAGAGTGTCAGAGGAGTTCGGTTGTTGCTTAGGCCAAGAG GTGGGCTACACCATTCGATTTGAGGACTGCACCAGCCCCGAAACAGTCATCAAGTACATGACAGATGGGATGTTGCTCCGAGAATGCCTGATCGACCCCGACCTCACTCAGTATGCAATCATCATGTTGGACGAGGCGCACGAGAGAACAATTCACACTGATGTGCTCTTTGGATTGCTGAAAAAG ACGGTTCAGAAACGGCAGGACATGAAACTGATTGTCACCTCAGCCACGTTGGATGCTGTGAAGTTTTCTCAGTACTTCTATGAAGCTCCCATCTTTACCATCCCAGGTCGAACATACCCAGTGGAAATATTGTACACAAAGGAACCTGAAACCGATTATCTAGATGCTAGCTTGATCACGGTCATGCAGATCCACTTAACAGAACCACCAG GTGATATCCTGGTCTTCCTGACTGGTCAGGAAGAGATCGATACTGCTTGCGAGATCCTGTATGAAAGAATGAAATCCCTGGGACCTGATGTTCCAGAGCTGATTATCCTCCCAGTGTACTCTGCTCTCCCCAGTGAGATGCAGACCCGAATCTTTGACCCAGCTCCACCTGGCAGCAGAAAG GTCGTGATTGCCACCAACATTGCGGAGACATCGCTGACTATTGATGGCATTTACTATGTGGTGGACCCTGGATTCGTGAAGCAGAAGGTGTACAATTCTAAGACAGGGATTGACCAGCTCGTGGTGACTCCTATTTCTCAG gctcaGGCAAAGCAACGAGCTGGCAGAGCTGGGAGAACAGGCCCAGGGAAGTGTTATAGGCTGTACACAGAACGTGCCTACCGAGATGAAATGCTGACCACCAACGTGCCAGAAATTCAGAGAACCAACTTAGCAAGCACAGTGCTCTCGCTCAAG GCCATGGGCATCAATGACCTGCTGTCCTTTGACTTCATGGATGCCCCGCCAATGGAAACCTTGATCACAGCCATGGAGCAGCTGTACACGCTGGGGGCCCTGGACGACGAGGGCCTGCTTACTCGCCTGGGCCGCAGG ATGGCAGAGTTCCCTCTGGAGCCAATGCTGTGCAAAATGCTGATCATGTCTGTGCATCTGGGCTGCAGTGAGGAAATGCTGACCATTGTGTCCATGCTGTCTGTGCAGAACGTCTTCTACAGGCCCAAA GATAAACAAGCCCTTGCAGATCAGAAGAAGGCCAAATTCCACCAGACCGAAGGGGACCACCTTACCCTGCTGGCTGTGTACAACTCCTGGAAGAACAACAAGTTCTCCAACCCATGGTGCTATGAGAACTTTATCCAGGCTCGTTCTCTGCGCCGGGCCCAGGACATTCGCAAGCAGATGCTGGGCATAATGGACAG GCACAAGCTGGATGTGGTGTCCTGTGGTAAGTCCACAGTCCGAGTGCAGAAGGCCATCTGCAGTGGATTCTTCCGGAACGCTGCTAAAAAAGACCCACAGGAGGGTTACCGGACACTGATCGACCAGCAAGTGGTCTACATCCATCCGTCCAGTGCTCTCTTCAACAGACAGCCCGAATG GGTGGTGTATCATGAGCTGGTGCTGACCACGAAGGAGTACATGCGTGAGGTCACCACCATCGACCCCCGGTGGCTTGTGGAGTTTGCGCCGGCCTTCTTCAAGGTGTCTGACCCGACCAAGCTAAGCAAGCAGAAGAAGCAGCAACGGCTGGAACCCTTGTACAACCGCTATGAGGAGCCCAATGCCTGGAGAATATCCCGAGCCTTCCGGCGGCGCTGA